The segment GGAGGTTGGTATCCCCCAGTCTTATGCGGTCACCCTTGGTAGGGCCGTAAAGCCTGGCATAGTCTTCTCTCCGGAGCCTCATAGGAACCCCCTCTCATGGGCTTTCCTTAGAGCCACTCCTCGGTTTTCCTCCAACGATCCCGTAACCAGGGCATTCATGCCGAAAACCGTTCGCTTACCTCCCAATTCGACCAGCTCCACTTCTCGCGTTTCCCCAGGTTCAAACCGCACCGCCGTGCCAGCAGGGATGTTGAGCCGGAACCCGTAGGCTTTCTCCCGATCGAACCAAAGGGCCCGGTTCACCTCGAAGAAATGGGCATGGGAACCTACCTGGACGGGCCGGTCCCCCGTGTTGGCCACCAGGATGCGGATAACCCTGCGGCCTGAGTTGATTTCTATGGGTGTCTCCTCCAACATGTACTCTCCCGGGATCATGCTCCCCCCCGTAAAAAGTCCCACACGATGGCCGAGGCCACAGCCAGACTGCCGAGGGCAACCCCTACCGAGGCCAGGCGTTGCAGGTACCGGACCCGTCCCGCCACCAGCACAAAGGGCGCCCCCACGGCCAGGCTCATAAGGAACATTCCCAACAGGGCACCTGCGCCGAAGACGAGCACATAGAGGAAGGCCCAAAGAGGGCTGGGCATTTGGCTGGAAGCCAGG is part of the Thermus caldilimi genome and harbors:
- a CDS encoding urease subunit beta, which translates into the protein MIPGEYMLEETPIEINSGRRVIRILVANTGDRPVQVGSHAHFFEVNRALWFDREKAYGFRLNIPAGTAVRFEPGETREVELVELGGKRTVFGMNALVTGSLEENRGVALRKAHERGFL